From a region of the Ardenticatena maritima genome:
- a CDS encoding adenylate/guanylate cyclase domain-containing protein, translating to MTQAKSENKPRILVVDDHPHNVELVEAMLIPQGYLIFTAYDGVEALEAVEKHDPDLIILDIMMPKMDGFEVARRLRADEQRRAIPILMLTALREVQDKVKGLEAGADDFLSKPFNRVELLARVRSLLRIKQLHDELQAKNALLEQVLTRYVSREIAQTILENPDENLRLGGRTCVISVLFADIRGFTHFAERRDAALVLDVLNRIFNVLTPLVFEYGGTMDKYLGDAIMAFFGAPLASENDAERAIRTAWAMQQAFLRMREGDELLQKLHIGIGIATGEAVVGNVGSEQVMDYTAIGNTPNTAKRLQEIAHGGEILIDNATYERVKDLVVVRPIEPIVLKGHSEPIRAYRVEEVKEPTPA from the coding sequence ATGACGCAAGCCAAGAGTGAAAACAAGCCACGCATTCTTGTGGTAGATGACCATCCACACAACGTGGAACTGGTCGAAGCGATGTTGATTCCACAAGGATACCTCATTTTCACAGCATACGATGGCGTTGAAGCCCTGGAAGCCGTCGAAAAACATGATCCCGACCTCATTATCCTGGACATTATGATGCCGAAGATGGACGGCTTCGAGGTCGCTCGGCGTTTGCGCGCTGATGAACAAAGGCGCGCTATCCCCATCCTCATGCTCACCGCTCTGCGCGAAGTGCAAGACAAGGTCAAGGGGCTGGAAGCCGGCGCCGATGATTTTCTCAGCAAGCCGTTCAATCGCGTAGAACTCTTGGCGCGTGTGCGCTCTTTGCTGCGTATCAAGCAACTGCATGATGAATTGCAAGCCAAAAACGCTTTGCTGGAACAGGTTCTGACGCGCTACGTCTCGCGCGAAATCGCCCAGACCATTCTCGAAAACCCGGATGAGAACTTGCGCCTGGGGGGGCGCACATGCGTCATCAGCGTTCTTTTTGCGGATATCCGCGGCTTTACGCACTTTGCCGAACGCCGTGATGCAGCCCTCGTGCTGGACGTACTCAACCGCATTTTCAACGTGCTGACGCCGCTTGTCTTTGAATACGGCGGCACCATGGACAAATACCTCGGCGACGCCATCATGGCATTTTTCGGCGCACCGCTTGCCAGCGAAAACGACGCCGAGCGCGCGATTCGCACGGCATGGGCGATGCAACAAGCGTTCTTGCGCATGCGCGAAGGCGATGAGTTGCTGCAAAAACTTCACATTGGGATTGGTATCGCCACAGGGGAAGCGGTAGTCGGCAACGTAGGCTCAGAGCAAGTGATGGATTACACCGCGATTGGGAACACGCCAAACACCGCCAAACGCCTGCAAGAAATTGCGCATGGCGGTGAGATTTTGATTGACAACGCCACCTATGAGCGAGTCAAAGACCTGGTTGTCGTACGCCCCATTGAACCGATTGTGCTCAAAGGGCATAGTGAACCCATTCGGGCGTACCGTGTGGAAGAAGTCAAAGAGCCTACCCCCGCCTAA
- a CDS encoding sensor histidine kinase, giving the protein MAKQIERQPLRQFSRSLVYRIWFGYVVVLGIAIIALLFSYYRITQQQNRILSILTDATSELEAVTHLNEDFSLAEASWELFLTSESNDALAQLTATRAALTQTFNDLETAFADEPERFNTLRAAQAAYQQWESLVVSALENTDTLTEDDKRTLLRETERLAREVQSHIQTLRENEFEEFQALQITSQTLSRDAALIVLVTFLLGALFALGSVVFMMRSIARPVEQFIAATQRVRKGDYSPLALAQAPREFQEVGVAFNQMLDSLRQREQQLNALNAMLRQRVRELNTLLDISRSISSSLDMEEVLRRILRDTVKSFPKARKAIIHLVDEERKMLVPVALSDEEIPVREKPTMHIGEGIAGRAVLERRSFCITDTTKDPAFIDFGSGVRSLMVAPLIIEDRVIGALSIDSDQPGTFTSDHELMLQLLASRVAAAIQNAQLYQQSESRIRALTRLYQSLLRLAGEHDVAALRRHILQEALDMLPARAAALFIKRGEHLFLAEHINMQRHTNLHEILLQGDFITFVRAIGATTGQGPIQGKRNDGSTFTIECKQYIAAPLAWENEVRAILLLLDPEKVANDTVQIFSLLAQEAAAAYENALLLAQEKRRIEQLTLLHEIGRRLYTILDLDHLLTEVVFAIQRAYGYAQVNINLVKDEYAYLAATTDTSLLTRRKNRPLKVGSEGIVGHVAATGKPLIVNDVQNSAFYVPTLEQTRAEMALPIFNRSGEVIGVLDLQDARTNAFDESDLLLLQTLTNQLSVAIENAQLFRKVQQHAEQVTRLLDIIQHLRRQPDLPTLFEQVCRTVSETLGWNTVALFLRDEERGVVLPAAAVSRDPALEKRILGLPPSPIEESFWQHEKYRISQSYFIRAEQLSQEQLEYLRETDRLILQDEVIILNESEGRHRWHPADVLIIPIRLGDRILGHLSVDGPADGLRPTWEQIQVLELFAHQVATAIEDARLISELQARTEELQRANEELARASRLKSEFLANMSHELRTPLNSIIGFSEVLQDEAFGELNEHQHRYLNNILTSARHLLDLINDILDLSKIEAGRMDLHYELFDLHGAIEEVVSVVQPLAEKKGLELKYTLDHAPARIVADRLRFKQVLYNIVSNAIKFTEEGSVTIWAWEESDRLRLTVEDTGVGIPADKLDTIFEAFTRIEEDRYRRSTEGTGLGLTLTRRLVEMHGGRIWIESEEGKGTRVHIEMPLQGQEQVDERTQILNKEGRHDASQE; this is encoded by the coding sequence ATGGCGAAACAAATTGAGCGTCAGCCTTTACGCCAATTTTCACGCAGTTTGGTTTATCGTATCTGGTTCGGCTATGTCGTTGTCCTGGGAATTGCGATCATTGCGCTGCTTTTTTCCTATTATCGCATCACCCAACAACAAAACCGCATTTTGTCCATCCTCACTGACGCCACCAGCGAACTTGAAGCCGTTACACACCTCAACGAAGATTTTTCTCTCGCAGAAGCGAGTTGGGAACTCTTTCTGACGAGCGAGTCGAATGACGCTCTCGCCCAATTGACCGCGACCCGCGCGGCATTGACCCAAACCTTCAACGATTTGGAAACCGCTTTTGCAGATGAACCTGAGCGGTTCAACACACTCCGGGCGGCACAGGCAGCCTATCAACAATGGGAATCCCTCGTTGTGAGCGCTCTCGAAAATACGGATACGCTCACCGAGGACGATAAACGCACCTTGTTGCGTGAAACCGAAAGGCTCGCGCGCGAGGTCCAAAGCCACATTCAAACGTTGCGTGAAAATGAATTTGAAGAGTTCCAGGCGCTCCAAATCACTTCGCAAACACTCAGCCGTGATGCCGCGCTCATCGTATTGGTCACATTCCTGTTAGGCGCACTCTTTGCCCTCGGCAGCGTTGTCTTCATGATGCGTTCGATTGCGCGCCCTGTTGAGCAATTTATTGCCGCCACGCAGCGTGTCCGCAAAGGGGATTACAGCCCGCTTGCGCTTGCACAAGCGCCGCGCGAATTCCAGGAAGTCGGTGTTGCCTTCAACCAAATGCTGGATTCACTCCGTCAGCGCGAGCAACAACTCAACGCCCTCAACGCGATGTTGCGGCAACGTGTGCGCGAACTGAACACGTTGCTCGATATTAGCCGTTCCATCAGCAGCTCTCTGGATATGGAAGAAGTGTTGCGCCGCATTCTGCGCGACACCGTCAAGAGTTTCCCCAAAGCTCGCAAAGCCATCATCCACCTGGTGGATGAAGAACGCAAAATGCTCGTGCCGGTCGCCCTCTCCGACGAGGAGATTCCGGTCCGCGAAAAACCTACCATGCACATTGGTGAAGGTATCGCCGGACGTGCCGTCCTCGAACGGCGCAGCTTTTGCATCACCGACACGACCAAAGACCCCGCGTTCATTGACTTTGGTTCAGGGGTGCGCTCACTCATGGTCGCGCCGCTCATTATCGAAGACCGCGTTATTGGGGCGCTCAGCATTGATAGCGACCAACCCGGCACATTTACATCCGACCATGAATTGATGCTGCAACTGCTTGCCAGTCGTGTCGCCGCTGCCATTCAAAACGCGCAACTCTACCAGCAAAGTGAAAGTCGCATCCGCGCCCTGACGCGCCTCTATCAAAGCCTCTTGCGACTGGCGGGTGAGCACGACGTTGCGGCGCTCCGCCGCCACATTCTCCAAGAAGCGCTTGACATGCTTCCGGCACGCGCGGCGGCGCTCTTCATCAAGCGCGGGGAACACCTGTTCCTTGCCGAACATATCAACATGCAACGGCATACCAATTTGCACGAAATTTTGCTGCAAGGCGATTTCATTACCTTCGTGCGTGCGATTGGTGCCACAACAGGCCAAGGTCCCATTCAAGGGAAACGCAACGACGGCTCAACCTTCACGATTGAATGCAAACAGTACATCGCCGCGCCACTTGCCTGGGAAAACGAAGTGCGCGCTATCCTTCTGTTGCTCGACCCCGAAAAAGTAGCCAACGACACCGTTCAAATCTTCTCGCTCCTTGCGCAAGAAGCCGCCGCCGCCTACGAAAATGCGCTTCTACTGGCGCAAGAAAAACGACGCATCGAACAACTCACTCTCTTGCACGAAATTGGTCGGCGGCTCTACACCATTCTGGACCTTGACCACCTGCTGACGGAAGTCGTCTTTGCGATTCAACGCGCCTATGGGTACGCCCAGGTCAATATCAACCTGGTCAAGGACGAATACGCCTATCTCGCTGCCACGACTGATACCAGTTTGCTCACGCGCCGCAAAAACCGCCCGCTCAAAGTCGGTTCAGAAGGGATTGTGGGGCACGTTGCCGCTACCGGAAAGCCGCTCATTGTCAACGACGTGCAAAACAGCGCCTTCTACGTGCCCACACTCGAACAGACACGCGCCGAAATGGCGCTCCCCATTTTCAACCGCAGCGGTGAAGTCATCGGCGTGCTCGATTTGCAAGACGCCCGTACCAACGCGTTCGACGAAAGCGATTTGCTCTTGCTTCAAACGCTCACCAATCAGCTGAGCGTTGCCATTGAAAACGCCCAGCTCTTCCGCAAGGTCCAACAACACGCCGAACAGGTCACCCGCCTGTTGGACATTATTCAACACCTGCGCCGCCAACCCGACTTGCCCACACTCTTTGAACAGGTTTGCCGCACGGTCAGCGAAACGCTGGGCTGGAACACGGTGGCGCTCTTCTTGCGGGATGAGGAACGTGGCGTTGTCTTGCCCGCGGCAGCCGTTTCACGCGACCCCGCGCTTGAAAAGCGCATTTTAGGCTTGCCGCCTTCGCCCATCGAAGAATCGTTCTGGCAACACGAAAAGTACCGCATCAGCCAATCCTACTTCATTCGCGCCGAACAACTCAGCCAGGAACAGTTGGAATATCTGCGCGAAACCGACCGCCTCATCTTGCAGGATGAAGTCATCATCCTCAATGAATCTGAAGGGCGTCATCGCTGGCATCCTGCTGACGTGTTGATTATTCCCATCCGCCTGGGCGACCGTATTCTCGGGCATCTCTCAGTTGACGGTCCGGCGGATGGATTGCGCCCAACATGGGAACAAATCCAGGTGCTCGAACTCTTTGCACACCAGGTTGCTACCGCCATCGAGGACGCGCGGCTCATCTCGGAATTGCAAGCGCGCACCGAAGAATTGCAACGCGCCAACGAAGAGCTGGCGCGCGCCTCACGCTTGAAGAGCGAATTCCTCGCCAACATGAGCCACGAATTGCGCACACCGCTCAACTCCATCATCGGGTTCAGCGAAGTGTTGCAGGATGAAGCCTTTGGCGAACTCAACGAGCACCAGCACCGCTACCTGAACAACATTCTGACCAGCGCCCGCCACCTGTTAGACCTCATTAACGATATTCTGGACCTCTCGAAAATTGAAGCCGGGCGCATGGACCTGCATTACGAACTGTTTGACCTGCACGGCGCTATCGAAGAAGTTGTGAGCGTTGTGCAACCACTTGCCGAAAAGAAAGGGCTGGAACTCAAATACACCCTTGACCACGCCCCCGCCCGCATCGTCGCCGACCGTCTGCGCTTCAAACAGGTGCTCTACAATATTGTTTCCAACGCCATCAAATTCACCGAAGAAGGGTCGGTCACCATTTGGGCGTGGGAAGAAAGCGACAGGTTGCGCCTCACGGTCGAAGATACCGGGGTCGGCATTCCCGCCGATAAACTGGATACAATTTTCGAGGCGTTTACCCGCATTGAAGAAGACCGCTATCGCCGCTCAACCGAAGGCACGGGCTTGGGGTTGACCTTGACCCGCCGCCTGGTTGAAATGCATGGTGGGCGTATCTGGATTGAGAGTGAGGAAGGCAAAGGAACGCGCGTGCACATTGAAATGCCGTTGCAAGGGCAAGAACAGGTTGACGAGCGCACCCAGATACTGAATAAAGAGGGTCGTCATGACGCAAGCCAAGAGTGA
- a CDS encoding diacylglycerol/lipid kinase family protein: protein MKPTKAFFIVYNPVAGRGGARRRAAAVQAWMEARGAMFQMQATNARGDAVRLAAKAAREGWPVVVAVGGDGTINEVVNGLLHAEDEGVALPTLGIVPAGSGNDFVKVLGLYRQPFERVMDVLWRATPREVDVGCANGRYFLNGLGWGFDGFVAEEVYRIRRLRGFAAYLWAVLKVLPRYPTARVRMWLDERHPVERDITMVAVTNGPCYGGGFWICPHARVDDGWLDVALADAMRPWHLLPLLPRVMRGTHVHHPRVAFDRAREVVLQSDRPLPSQVDGELLGTNLEEIRVRVFPRRLAVLADNFEQSTTN from the coding sequence GTGAAACCAACAAAGGCTTTTTTCATTGTGTACAACCCTGTGGCGGGGCGTGGGGGGGCACGCCGTCGGGCGGCGGCGGTGCAGGCATGGATGGAAGCCCGTGGGGCGATGTTTCAGATGCAGGCGACGAATGCGCGGGGGGATGCGGTGCGCTTGGCGGCGAAAGCGGCGCGTGAAGGATGGCCTGTTGTTGTGGCAGTAGGCGGCGATGGCACCATCAATGAAGTGGTGAACGGATTGTTGCATGCTGAGGATGAAGGTGTGGCGCTGCCCACGTTGGGTATTGTGCCCGCGGGCAGCGGCAACGATTTCGTCAAGGTGTTGGGGCTGTATCGGCAACCATTCGAGCGTGTGATGGATGTGTTGTGGCGGGCAACCCCGCGCGAGGTGGATGTAGGATGCGCCAATGGGCGCTATTTCCTGAACGGCTTGGGCTGGGGCTTTGATGGTTTTGTTGCCGAAGAAGTCTACCGCATACGTCGTTTGCGCGGGTTTGCGGCGTATTTGTGGGCTGTGTTGAAAGTGTTGCCGCGATACCCAACGGCGCGTGTGCGCATGTGGCTGGATGAACGCCACCCCGTGGAACGGGATATCACCATGGTGGCGGTCACAAATGGACCTTGCTACGGTGGGGGGTTTTGGATTTGCCCGCATGCCCGTGTGGATGATGGGTGGCTGGATGTGGCTCTCGCCGACGCCATGCGTCCATGGCACTTGTTGCCGCTTTTGCCGCGTGTGATGCGCGGCACACATGTTCATCACCCGCGCGTAGCGTTTGACAGGGCGCGTGAAGTGGTGTTGCAAAGCGACCGCCCTTTACCCTCCCAGGTTGATGGGGAATTGCTGGGCACAAATTTGGAAGAAATCCGCGTGCGCGTTTTTCCGCGCCGTCTTGCTGTGTTGGCAGATAACTTTGAGCAATCGACAACCAACTGA
- the hemL gene encoding glutamate-1-semialdehyde 2,1-aminomutase encodes MNTQASQAAFEAAKRVIPGGVNSPVRAFKGVGGTPRFIARGEGPYVWDIDGNRYIDYVLSWGPLIAGHAHPDVVRALCEQAQRGTSYGAPTVLETELAELVCELVPSVEMVRFVNSGTEATMSALRLARAYTGRTKIVKMQGHYHGHADFLLVAAGSGVTTLGLPDSPGVPPGVAQDTIIVPFNDLDALRAVFEQIGDEIAAVILEPVAGNMGVVPPRPGYLEGVRELTARYGALLIFDEVMTGFRVALGGAQALYGIQPDLTTLGKVIGGGLPVGAYGGRREIMEMVAPAGPMYQAGTLSGNPLAMVAGLTTLRLIRRPGAFEAMAARAERLAQGMLETVRRAGLPATGHQVGTMFSLFFTETDVVDYATAKTSDTALYARFFHALLERGVYLAPSQFEAAFLSLVHDDAVIDATLDAVAEAVMTLTTE; translated from the coding sequence ATGAATACACAAGCGTCGCAAGCTGCTTTTGAGGCGGCCAAGCGAGTGATTCCGGGTGGTGTCAATTCACCTGTGCGTGCCTTCAAGGGTGTGGGGGGAACGCCCCGTTTTATCGCGCGTGGCGAAGGACCTTACGTCTGGGACATTGACGGCAATCGTTACATTGACTACGTGCTTTCGTGGGGTCCCCTGATTGCGGGGCATGCGCACCCCGATGTTGTGCGTGCGCTGTGCGAACAGGCGCAACGTGGCACCAGCTATGGCGCGCCAACCGTCCTGGAAACGGAGCTCGCCGAACTGGTTTGCGAGTTGGTGCCCTCGGTGGAGATGGTGCGCTTTGTCAACAGCGGCACAGAAGCCACCATGAGCGCGCTCCGATTGGCACGAGCGTACACGGGGCGCACCAAAATCGTCAAAATGCAGGGGCACTATCATGGTCATGCCGACTTTTTGCTGGTGGCGGCGGGAAGCGGCGTGACGACGTTGGGCTTGCCTGACAGTCCCGGCGTCCCCCCCGGCGTGGCGCAGGATACCATCATTGTGCCTTTCAACGACCTGGACGCCCTGCGTGCTGTTTTCGAGCAAATAGGTGATGAGATTGCCGCCGTGATTTTGGAGCCTGTGGCTGGCAATATGGGCGTTGTCCCGCCCCGGCCGGGGTATCTGGAAGGGGTGCGCGAGCTGACAGCGCGTTATGGCGCATTGCTCATCTTCGATGAAGTGATGACCGGCTTCCGTGTGGCGCTGGGGGGCGCGCAGGCGCTCTACGGCATTCAGCCTGATTTGACGACATTGGGGAAGGTGATTGGCGGCGGGTTGCCGGTTGGGGCTTATGGCGGGCGTCGCGAGATTATGGAAATGGTAGCGCCGGCGGGTCCCATGTATCAGGCGGGGACACTGAGCGGCAATCCGCTCGCGATGGTCGCAGGATTGACGACGTTGCGGTTGATTCGCCGCCCAGGTGCTTTTGAAGCAATGGCGGCGCGCGCTGAACGATTGGCGCAAGGCATGCTTGAAACGGTGCGCCGTGCCGGTCTGCCGGCAACCGGGCACCAGGTGGGCACGATGTTCAGCCTGTTCTTTACCGAGACGGATGTGGTGGATTACGCCACCGCCAAAACGAGCGATACGGCGCTTTATGCGCGCTTTTTCCACGCGTTGCTTGAGCGTGGCGTCTATCTTGCGCCCAGCCAGTTTGAAGCGGCGTTTCTCTCGCTGGTGCATGACGATGCCGTGATTGACGCAACGCTGGATGCCGTCGCCGAGGCGGTGATGACGCTGACAACCGAATAG
- a CDS encoding enoyl-CoA hydratase/isomerase family protein: protein MLERYTTAFRALRFAQPEERILEVILENPQTLNAADAEMHRDLAAVWRAVDEDPDVAVVLVRGANGVFSSGGSFDLIEEMIEDYDVLVRVWKEARDLVYNVINCSKPIVAAIEGVAVGAGLAVALLADISVAGKRARLLDGHTRLGVAAGDHAAIIWPLLVGMAKAKYHLLLNEPVFGEDGERMGLVSLAVEDDAVYATALDIARRLAAGSPTAIRWTKYALNNWLRVAGPIFDTSLALEFLGFRGPDVREGLASLREKRRPRFEPKAPL from the coding sequence ATGCTGGAACGCTACACAACGGCTTTTCGCGCTTTGCGTTTTGCGCAACCCGAAGAGCGGATTTTGGAGGTTATCCTCGAAAATCCGCAGACATTGAACGCCGCCGATGCGGAGATGCACCGTGATTTGGCGGCTGTGTGGCGCGCCGTGGACGAAGACCCCGATGTGGCGGTTGTGTTGGTGCGTGGCGCGAATGGCGTGTTTTCGTCGGGGGGCAGTTTCGATTTGATTGAGGAGATGATTGAAGATTACGACGTGCTGGTGCGTGTGTGGAAAGAAGCGCGTGATTTGGTGTACAACGTTATCAACTGCTCGAAACCCATTGTCGCAGCGATTGAGGGCGTGGCTGTGGGCGCTGGCCTGGCGGTGGCTCTGCTGGCGGATATTTCTGTGGCCGGCAAGCGGGCGCGTTTGCTGGATGGGCATACACGGTTGGGGGTTGCCGCTGGCGACCATGCGGCGATTATTTGGCCGCTCTTGGTGGGGATGGCGAAAGCCAAGTACCACCTTCTGTTGAACGAACCGGTGTTTGGTGAAGATGGGGAGCGCATGGGGTTGGTCTCGTTGGCGGTGGAGGATGATGCGGTCTACGCAACCGCGCTCGATATTGCGCGGCGGCTGGCGGCGGGCTCGCCGACCGCCATTCGTTGGACCAAATATGCCTTGAATAACTGGCTGCGCGTTGCGGGCCCCATTTTCGATACCTCGTTGGCGCTCGAATTTTTGGGCTTTCGTGGGCCTGATGTGCGCGAAGGACTGGCGTCTTTGCGCGAAAAACGGCGCCCACGGTTTGAACCGAAGGCGCCGTTGTGA
- a CDS encoding S8 family peptidase: protein MKKFPPKPKKPFKRCRTHTFTLSGPTQALDEAEASLKTLKALGTITRQPDTPPIVVKRKNGNWREVDVSDSDGATPSMEVRTYRYTKHKPVDKALSIINAHLAQNPNSVRVRVCEDDVFINPNEGNPAPNEGNPAPNEGNPAPNEGNPAPQTLPALVDKTPNALATQPLFQRIGATSTTVQQSSAKGASVTVVILDCFPYFGEHKPFEPDKLDMAGTYVDTLVLFDIDEETGRDTTPDEDEEHCPYAPLPESTPTTSTVSFDDLLPYHGTMVASIVKTLAPEATVIGVRIINNHGVTYSTDIRRAITWVLNNPTVDGKPLLHDPQKVIFNLSLGLRRTQAETVQSCCTFYTLNEAAQQGAWFTIAAGNDSAGRNENPAEPAAYGHYYHTEATYQRIFGVAGTGQPNRLARYSNEGRFAAPATGILLDPDCVPGQAYHAIGDKLVRWHGTSFAAPQVAALLARLLSLPTPPSNPKQHIWQTATSPSAWDEVPEISFAQALQNMTPQQVTSGATM, encoded by the coding sequence ATGAAGAAGTTTCCCCCCAAACCCAAAAAGCCGTTCAAGCGATGTCGCACGCACACCTTTACGTTGAGTGGTCCCACACAGGCGCTTGACGAAGCCGAAGCATCCCTCAAAACTTTGAAAGCCTTGGGGACAATTACACGCCAACCCGACACTCCCCCCATCGTTGTCAAGCGCAAAAATGGGAACTGGCGTGAAGTGGATGTGAGCGATTCAGACGGCGCCACCCCCTCCATGGAAGTACGTACGTATCGCTACACGAAGCACAAGCCCGTGGACAAAGCGCTCTCAATCATCAACGCCCACCTCGCCCAAAACCCCAACTCTGTCCGTGTGCGTGTGTGTGAAGATGATGTCTTCATCAACCCCAACGAAGGCAACCCTGCGCCGAATGAGGGCAACCCGGCACCAAACGAGGGCAACCCCGCGCCGAACGAGGGCAATCCCGCACCGCAGACGCTGCCGGCACTGGTTGACAAAACCCCCAACGCGCTCGCCACACAACCGCTCTTCCAGCGCATTGGCGCAACCAGCACGACCGTCCAACAATCGTCAGCCAAAGGCGCCAGCGTCACGGTTGTCATTCTGGATTGCTTCCCCTACTTTGGCGAGCACAAGCCATTCGAGCCGGATAAACTCGATATGGCAGGCACCTACGTGGATACGCTGGTACTTTTCGACATTGATGAGGAAACCGGCCGCGACACAACCCCAGATGAAGATGAAGAACACTGCCCCTACGCCCCCTTGCCCGAAAGCACCCCCACGACAAGCACTGTCTCTTTTGACGACCTGCTCCCCTATCACGGCACCATGGTGGCATCAATTGTCAAAACCCTTGCCCCAGAAGCCACAGTGATTGGCGTGCGCATCATCAACAATCATGGTGTGACATACAGCACCGACATTCGCCGCGCAATCACCTGGGTCCTCAACAACCCCACCGTTGACGGCAAGCCATTGTTGCACGACCCGCAAAAAGTCATCTTCAACCTGAGCCTGGGGCTGCGCCGCACGCAAGCCGAAACCGTGCAATCGTGTTGCACCTTCTACACACTCAACGAAGCCGCCCAACAAGGCGCCTGGTTTACGATCGCCGCCGGCAACGATTCCGCGGGACGTAACGAAAACCCGGCTGAACCCGCCGCCTATGGGCATTACTACCACACCGAAGCCACCTACCAGCGCATTTTCGGGGTTGCCGGCACCGGGCAACCCAACCGCCTCGCGCGCTATTCCAACGAGGGGCGCTTTGCCGCGCCGGCAACCGGTATCCTGCTCGATCCCGACTGCGTCCCCGGCCAGGCCTACCATGCGATTGGCGATAAACTGGTGCGTTGGCACGGAACTTCATTTGCCGCGCCGCAAGTCGCGGCTTTGCTCGCTCGCTTGCTCTCCTTGCCAACACCGCCGTCCAATCCCAAACAGCATATCTGGCAAACAGCAACGTCGCCGAGTGCATGGGATGAAGTGCCCGAAATTTCTTTCGCGCAGGCATTGCAAAATATGACGCCCCAACAAGTAACAAGCGGGGCGACAATGTAG